The following coding sequences are from one Sphingobium sp. Cam5-1 window:
- a CDS encoding GlcG/HbpS family heme-binding protein, producing the protein MTHITLDQANMIIAAGLAHGREIGLKPLSIAVLDAGGHLLAFQRQDGASTLRPQIACAKAAGALGLGVSSRKIGDMAAERPTFIASLGPIAPHGVVPAAGGVIVVDGAGAPIGAVGVTGDTSDNDEACALAGISAAGLRAQG; encoded by the coding sequence GTGACCCACATCACCCTTGATCAGGCCAACATGATCATCGCCGCTGGTTTGGCCCATGGACGCGAAATCGGGCTGAAGCCGCTGAGCATCGCTGTGCTGGATGCCGGTGGACATCTTCTCGCCTTCCAGCGGCAGGATGGGGCGTCGACGCTTCGGCCGCAGATCGCCTGCGCCAAGGCTGCGGGTGCGCTTGGCCTTGGCGTTTCGTCGCGCAAGATTGGCGATATGGCAGCCGAACGGCCGACCTTCATCGCGTCGCTGGGGCCGATCGCGCCCCATGGTGTGGTTCCAGCGGCGGGCGGCGTCATCGTCGTCGATGGCGCGGGTGCGCCGATCGGTGCGGTAGGCGTGACGGGCGACACGTCGGACAATGACGAAGCCTGCGCGTTGGCGGGGATCAGTGCAGCGGGTCTTCGCGCACAGGGTTAG
- the glcF gene encoding glycolate oxidase subunit GlcF: MQTNFPPALLADPAMAASEAVIRKCVHCGFCTATCPTYVLLGDELDSPRGRIYLMKDMLENEREPTAEIVKHIDRCLSCLSCMTICPSGVNYMHLVDHARAYIEERYRRPWRERLIRALLAAVLPYPARFRVALKLARLAKPAAPLLERVTALKPLAAMLALAPGQALPKSRANPVPQPVPAARGRVALLQGCAEPVLRPEIREATMRVLGRAGFDVVFARGEGCCGALVHHMGKDAASLEAARRNVDAWTREIEDGGLSAIVITASGCGTTIKDYGFMLRDDPAYADKAARVSALAKDVSEVLIDAPLPAEEGRGMSVAYHAACSLQHGQKVTEAPRRLLEAVGYTVRTPMEAHLCCGSAGTYNILQPEIAGQLGERKVANLARLNADVIATGNIGCAIQIGQRAALPVVHVIELIDWATGGPAPHALTLLQKGIPT; encoded by the coding sequence ATGCAGACCAACTTCCCGCCTGCGCTGCTCGCCGATCCTGCAATGGCCGCGTCCGAAGCAGTGATCCGCAAATGTGTTCATTGCGGCTTCTGTACCGCAACTTGCCCGACCTATGTCCTGCTGGGCGACGAACTCGATAGTCCGCGTGGCCGCATATACCTGATGAAGGACATGCTGGAAAATGAGCGGGAGCCGACAGCGGAGATCGTGAAGCATATCGATCGATGCCTGTCGTGCCTGTCGTGCATGACGATCTGCCCGTCGGGCGTGAACTATATGCATCTGGTGGATCATGCGCGGGCCTATATCGAGGAGCGATACCGGCGGCCGTGGCGTGAGCGATTAATCCGCGCGCTGCTTGCCGCCGTGCTGCCCTATCCGGCGCGTTTTCGGGTTGCGCTCAAGTTGGCGCGGCTGGCCAAACCGGCGGCGCCGTTGCTGGAGCGGGTGACGGCGCTCAAGCCGCTGGCTGCGATGCTCGCGCTTGCGCCCGGTCAGGCTTTGCCGAAATCCAGAGCCAATCCGGTTCCCCAGCCGGTGCCCGCCGCGCGCGGCCGTGTGGCGCTGCTCCAGGGATGTGCCGAACCCGTGCTTAGGCCCGAAATTCGCGAGGCGACGATGCGCGTGCTGGGCCGCGCGGGCTTCGATGTCGTGTTCGCCCGGGGGGAGGGCTGTTGCGGGGCGCTCGTCCATCATATGGGCAAGGATGCTGCCAGCCTGGAGGCCGCGCGCCGGAATGTCGATGCCTGGACCCGCGAGATCGAAGATGGCGGTTTGAGCGCGATCGTTATTACCGCCTCGGGTTGCGGCACGACGATCAAGGATTATGGCTTCATGCTGCGCGATGACCCGGCTTATGCCGACAAGGCCGCGCGTGTGTCCGCGCTGGCAAAGGATGTGAGCGAGGTCCTGATCGACGCTCCGCTGCCTGCGGAAGAGGGACGGGGGATGAGCGTCGCCTATCATGCCGCCTGTTCGCTTCAGCACGGGCAGAAAGTGACGGAGGCACCGCGCCGATTGCTGGAGGCCGTGGGCTATACGGTTCGCACGCCGATGGAAGCGCATCTTTGCTGCGGATCGGCGGGGACCTACAATATCCTGCAACCGGAGATCGCCGGGCAGCTCGGCGAGCGCAAGGTGGCCAACCTCGCGCGGCTCAATGCCGATGTGATCGCGACGGGCAATATCGGCTGCGCGATCCAGATCGGCCAGCGGGCGGCCCTGCCGGTCGTCCATGTCATCGAACTTATCGATTGGGCGACGGGTGGTCCTGCGCCCCATGCCCTGACCCTGCTTCAGAAAGGAATCCCCACGTGA
- the glcE gene encoding glycolate oxidase subunit GlcE, giving the protein MMEQPSLPTREDELADVIADAAREGVRLAITGGGSKSGFGAPIEARPLSMRGFAGVVDYDPAELVLTVRVGTPLAEVEALVAEQNQMLAFEPFDHGPIYGAPAGAATIGGTVAAGVAGSQRLSHGGARDHLLGFRAVSGRGEPFVAGAKVVKNVTGYDLPKLAAGSWGRLFAMTEVTLKVLPHPRAYATRAIEGLDEAQAVKAMAVAMGSQAEIAAAAHLPGCGRNGRALTAFRIQGVGPSVAARGAMLDTLLAAFGKVEALDETEGKRVWDGLRTLSPLPANQPLWRINVAPSASLAVVSALRPLGAQWLFDWAGGLIWMTFDGDPQAVRAAAAAAGGHATLARAPAATRAAVPAFHPQAPGVAALEERVRRAFDPARLFETGRF; this is encoded by the coding sequence ATGATGGAGCAACCGTCTCTTCCGACCCGCGAGGACGAACTCGCCGATGTGATCGCGGATGCCGCTCGTGAGGGCGTGCGGTTGGCGATCACGGGTGGTGGCAGCAAGTCCGGCTTTGGCGCGCCGATCGAGGCTCGGCCGCTGTCGATGCGGGGATTTGCCGGTGTGGTCGATTATGATCCCGCGGAACTGGTGCTGACGGTGCGCGTCGGTACGCCGCTGGCCGAGGTGGAAGCTCTGGTGGCGGAGCAGAACCAGATGCTGGCCTTCGAACCTTTCGATCATGGGCCTATTTATGGCGCGCCTGCCGGGGCCGCCACGATCGGTGGTACGGTTGCGGCAGGCGTGGCTGGGTCGCAGCGCCTTTCGCATGGCGGCGCGCGCGATCATCTGCTGGGTTTTCGGGCCGTGTCGGGGCGTGGCGAACCTTTTGTGGCGGGCGCAAAGGTCGTCAAGAATGTCACAGGCTACGATCTTCCCAAGCTGGCGGCGGGCAGTTGGGGGCGACTGTTCGCGATGACCGAAGTGACGCTCAAGGTCTTGCCGCATCCGCGCGCCTACGCCACGCGAGCGATCGAGGGGTTGGATGAGGCGCAGGCGGTGAAGGCGATGGCGGTCGCCATGGGGTCGCAAGCGGAGATCGCGGCGGCAGCGCATCTGCCCGGCTGTGGCCGGAATGGCCGGGCGCTCACGGCATTCCGTATCCAGGGTGTCGGCCCATCGGTGGCCGCGCGCGGGGCCATGCTCGACACGCTGCTCGCCGCTTTCGGCAAGGTTGAGGCGCTCGACGAAACGGAGGGCAAGCGGGTCTGGGACGGGTTGCGGACACTCAGCCCGCTACCCGCCAATCAGCCATTGTGGCGGATCAACGTTGCGCCAAGTGCCAGCCTGGCGGTGGTGTCCGCGCTGCGGCCATTGGGCGCGCAATGGCTGTTCGATTGGGCGGGCGGTTTGATCTGGATGACGTTTGATGGTGATCCTCAGGCGGTTCGCGCTGCGGCTGCGGCGGCTGGGGGGCATGCCACGCTGGCGCGGGCGCCCGCTGCTACACGCGCCGCCGTGCCCGCCTTCCACCCGCAAGCGCCGGGTGTTGCGGCGCTGGAGGAGCGGGTGCGGCGTGCCTTCGATCCGGCTAGACTGTTCGAGACGGGACGCTTTTAA